One region of Bacteroidales bacterium genomic DNA includes:
- a CDS encoding radical SAM protein yields the protein MPGIKMRSRLNDAFRLLRILTPYRIFNLAGVYFGYVVSGITKTVTLWGKPYSLSVEPTNYCNLKCPECPSGNNEMGRERGRMDMDLYKKIIDEAAAHLFWLMLYFQGEPFLHRQLPGMIRYAKTKNIYTCISTNGHFLSTRACKEIINAGTDRVIVSLDGADQETYEQYRINGDLQKVKEGLERLAAEKRKQRADNPFIEVQCLVFKHNQHQLKEIKRMAMNVGADRVRFKSAQIYNYNQKSQLIPDKLKYSRYIRKSGNRLYLKNNPKNRCFRIWNSCVITFDGRMVPCCFDKKGEFPIADLSEVNFDVAWKSDTFQEFRKLILTGRKSVDICRNCTE from the coding sequence TTGCCCGGAATCAAAATGCGGAGCCGGTTAAATGATGCCTTTAGGCTCCTCCGAATTCTGACACCATACAGAATATTCAACCTGGCGGGAGTGTATTTCGGGTATGTGGTTTCCGGCATAACAAAAACAGTGACTCTGTGGGGAAAGCCCTACAGCCTGTCTGTTGAGCCTACAAACTACTGTAACCTGAAATGCCCGGAATGCCCCTCAGGGAATAATGAAATGGGCAGGGAAAGGGGCCGGATGGATATGGATCTGTATAAAAAGATAATAGATGAAGCCGCCGCTCATTTGTTCTGGCTCATGCTTTACTTTCAGGGAGAACCATTCCTCCACAGACAGTTGCCTGGTATGATCCGTTATGCCAAAACCAAAAACATCTATACCTGTATCTCTACCAATGGTCACTTTCTTTCTACCAGGGCATGCAAAGAAATCATTAATGCAGGCACCGACCGGGTGATCGTTTCGCTGGACGGAGCTGATCAGGAAACCTATGAACAATACAGGATCAACGGAGACCTGCAAAAAGTAAAAGAAGGGTTAGAAAGGCTGGCCGCAGAGAAGAGAAAGCAGAGGGCCGATAACCCTTTTATTGAAGTTCAATGCCTGGTTTTTAAACACAATCAACACCAATTGAAAGAAATAAAAAGAATGGCAATGAATGTGGGCGCCGACAGGGTCAGGTTCAAATCCGCACAGATCTATAACTACAACCAAAAAAGCCAGCTAATCCCCGATAAACTGAAGTATAGTCGATACATCAGGAAATCAGGGAACCGGTTATACTTGAAAAATAACCCTAAAAACAGATGTTTCAGAATATGGAATTCGTGCGTCATCACATTTGACGGTCGGATGGTACCATGTTGTTTCGATAAAAAGGGAGAATTTCCAATAGCTGACCTGTCGGAAGTAAATTTTGATGTTGCCTGGAAATCCGATACATTTCAGGAATTCAGGAAGCTAATACTTACCGGCAGAAAATCCGTGGACATTTGCAGAAACTGTACCGAATGA